In the genome of Croceimicrobium hydrocarbonivorans, one region contains:
- a CDS encoding HNH endonuclease, translating into MYNAKNIVWIKNVKRNQGNDWAYEEVDCKKPFLLNWPSAKGGSARTPNVGDIIVLFQKPNKINGRKNYLVHLTHLVSPISEKVIEDPDRPDHRWCREVQLIAKANPIYAISNPGYYNFFKPNRGLTNPIINLENDRGWDQAQTQEDLWRLFSDHLCIKSDEDLRITPEALEDFGVVEGDRIIKEHIQLELSRRDASIVQKLKEQTLKKHGKLQCECCSFDFLEFYGPIGANFIECHHKKHIADGERITKAEDLALVCSNCHRMLHRKLEDGSYNSTDSLKEKIQCQNPLDSN; encoded by the coding sequence ATGTATAATGCTAAAAACATAGTTTGGATTAAAAATGTCAAACGAAATCAAGGAAATGATTGGGCTTATGAAGAGGTAGATTGCAAGAAACCATTTCTATTAAACTGGCCTAGTGCTAAAGGAGGTAGTGCTCGTACTCCAAATGTTGGTGACATTATTGTTTTGTTTCAAAAGCCTAATAAAATTAATGGCCGTAAGAATTATCTAGTTCACCTAACACATCTGGTTAGTCCTATTTCGGAAAAGGTAATAGAAGATCCAGATAGGCCTGATCATAGATGGTGTAGAGAAGTTCAATTAATTGCAAAAGCAAATCCAATTTACGCCATTTCGAATCCAGGTTACTACAATTTTTTTAAGCCTAATCGGGGACTAACAAATCCAATAATCAATCTTGAAAATGACAGAGGGTGGGATCAAGCACAAACGCAGGAAGATCTCTGGCGACTATTTAGTGATCATCTATGTATAAAGTCCGATGAGGACTTAAGGATTACCCCCGAAGCCTTAGAAGATTTTGGTGTAGTAGAAGGGGACAGAATTATTAAAGAGCATATTCAATTAGAATTAAGTCGACGTGATGCGTCGATAGTTCAAAAACTAAAAGAACAAACACTTAAGAAACATGGGAAATTGCAATGCGAATGTTGCTCTTTTGACTTTTTGGAATTTTATGGACCAATCGGGGCCAATTTTATTGAATGTCATCATAAAAAACACATTGCGGATGGTGAAAGGATCACCAAAGCTGAAGACTTGGCCCTAGTTTGTTCCAATTGCCATAGAATGCTACATCGCAAATTGGAAGATGGAAGCTACAATAGTACAGATTCATTGAAAGAAAAAATTCAATGCCAAAATCCTCTTGATTCAAACTAA